A stretch of the Nicotiana tabacum cultivar K326 chromosome 6, ASM71507v2, whole genome shotgun sequence genome encodes the following:
- the LOC107774327 gene encoding IAA-amino acid hydrolase ILR1-like 4, translating into MDFSRWVFLILILISFSAIPIWSDSSLSEIPINFLNFAKKAEVFDWIVGVRRRIHENPELGYEEFETSKLIREELDKLGISYKYPFATTGVVGFIGSGKSPFVAIRADMDALPMQEMVDWEHKSKNAGKMHACGHDAHIAMLLGAAKILQEHRDILKGTVALVFQPAEEGGGGAKKMIDAGALENIEAIFGLHVNPQFPLGKVSSRPGPFLAGSGFFEAVISGKGGHAAIPQHSIDPILAASNVIVSLQHLVSREADPLDSQVVTVAKFQGGGAFNVIPDSVTIGGTFRAFSKESFQQLRQRIEEVIVGQAAVQRCNATVDFLTKEKPFFPPTVNDKNLHKHFQRVAGDMLGNDHVKDMEPLMGSEDFAFYQEVIPGYFYLLGMQEETNEKLVSVHSPYFKINEEALPIGAALQASLAITYLLEAQSQVPSSSISDHHDEL; encoded by the exons atggatttttccagatgggttttcttgattttgattttgatttcatTTTCTGCCATACCCATTTGGTCAGACTCTTCATTATCAGAAATTCCTATTAATTTCCTCAATTTTGCAAAGAAAGCTGAGGTTTTTGATTGGATTGTGGGGGTGAGGAGAAGGATACATGAGAATCCTGAGCTGGGATATGAAGAATTTGAGACCAGTAAGCTTATAAGGGAAGAATTGGATAAATTGGGGATTTCATACAAATACCCTTTTGCTACTACTGGTGTTGTTGGTTTTATTGGTTCAGGAAAATCCCCTTTTGTTGCAATCAGAGCTGATATGGATGCTCTTCCTATGCAG GAAATGGTGGACTGGGAGCACAAAAGTAAAAATGCTGGAAAAATGCACGCGTGTGGCCATGATGCTCATATTGCTATGCTTCTCGGTGCTGCAAAAATTCTTCAAGAACATCGAGACATTTTGAAG GGAACAGTTGCTCTTGTTTTTCAACCAGCAGAGGAGGGAGGTGGTGGGGCGAAGAAAATGATAGATGCTGGAGCACTAGAAAATATAGAAGCAATATTTGGTCTGCATGTCAATCCCCAGTTTCCTCTGGGTAAAGTTTCTTCAAGGCCTGGACCTTTTTTGGCTGGAAGTGGTTTTTTCGAAGCTGTAATTAGTGGAAAAGGGGGTCATGCTGCTATTCCACAACATTCGATAGACCCAATTCTTGCAGCATCAAATGTAATTGTCAGCTTACAACATCTTGTTTCCCGAGAGGCCGATCCTCTGGATTCGCAG GTAGTCACAGTTGCTAAGTTCCAGGGAGGTGGTGCATTTAACGTTATTCCAGATTCTGTTACCATCGGTGGCACTTTTCGGGCCTTTTCAAAGGAGAGTTTTCAGCAGCTTAGGCAGCGAATTGAGGAG GTTATTGTAGGGCAAGCTGCTGTACAGAGATGCAATGCAACTGTGGATTTTCTTACAAAAGAGAAACCCTTCTTCCCTCCAACCGTGAACGATAAAAACTTGCACAAACACTTCCAGAGAGTTGCAGGTGATATGCTTGGTAACGATCATGTAAAAGACATGGAACCGCTAATGGGATCAGAGGATTTTGCGTTTTACCAAGAGGTTATTCCTGGTTACTTCTACCTACTCGGAATGCAGGAGGAAACGAATGAAAAACTTGTTTCAGTACATTCACCTTATTTTAAAATCAACGAAGAAGCACTTCCTATCGGTGCTGCACTTCAAGCATCTTTGGCTATCACATATCTTCTCGAAGCACAATCACAAGTTCCTTCGTCAAGTATAAGTGATCATCACGATGAATTGTAA
- the LOC107774328 gene encoding glycosyltransferase BC10 produces MKSRVGSHGSLEEGKDLSTRVVTQYKPLPLRLLQFLLLFLGLGIVFSFVSMYMVRYSVVQNVIPMVQSRFQPCIQQLSLESWIRPPSNLLHSMNDTQLFWRASIVPQIKDYPFNRTRKIAFMFLTRGPLPLAPLWERFLKGNEELYSIYIHSLPSYKPDFPPSSVFHGRQIPSQVAEWGRMSMCDAERRLLANALLDISNEWFVLLSEACIPLHNFKAVYHYISRSRYSFMGAVDEPGPYGRGRYNPNMTPEVNLTDWRKGSQWFEVNRKLAVDIVKDELYYPKFEQFCRPACYVDEHYFPTMLTIESPRLLANRTLTWVDWSRGGAHPATFGKADITDQFFKKISDSPLCIYNNQPTSLCFLFARKFAPSALDPLLEHSAKFLGF; encoded by the exons ATGAAGTCAAGAGTAGGGAGTCACGGGTCATTGGAGGAGGGTAAAGATCTTAGTACTAGGGTGGTAACTCAGTATAAGCCTTTACCATTAAGATTACTTCAATTTCTATTGCTATTTTTGGGTCTTGGTATTGTATTTTCATTTGTTAGTATGTATATGGTTCGATATTCAGTAGTTCAGAATGTAATCCCTATGGTACAATCAAGGTTTCAGCCCTGTATTCAACAACTTAGTTTAGAGAGTTGGATTAGACCTCCGTCGAATCTATTGCATTCGATGAATGATACTCAGTTGTTTTGGCGAGCTTCGATTGTTCCTCAAATCAAAGATTACCCTTTTAATAGAACGCGTAAGATCGCATTCATGTTCTTGACTAGAGGACCGTTGCCTTTAGCGCCTTTGTGGGAGAGGTTTCTCAAGGGGAATGAGGAGCTTTATTCGATCTACATTCATTCCTTGCCATCATACAAACCTGATTTCCCACCTTCATCGGTTTTTCACGGCAGGCAAATTCCTAGTCAG GTGGCAGAGTGGGGAAGAATGAGTATGTGTGATGCTGAAAGACGGCTTCTTGCTAATGCACTGCTTGATATCTCCAACGAATGGTTTGTCCTCCTATCCGAGGCATGCATTCCTCTCCATAACTTCAAAGCTGTATATCACTACATATCAAGATCCAGGTATAGCTTTATGGGTGCAGTAGATGAACCTGGACCTTATGGAAGAGGACGTTATAATCCAAATATGACACCTGAAGTTAACCTCACTGACTGGCGTAAAGGATCCCAGTGGTTTGAAGTCAACAGGAAACTAGCTGTTGACATTGTTAAAGATGAGTTATACTACCCTAAGTTTGAGCAGTTCTGCAGGCCAGCATGTTACGTGGACGAGCACTATTTCCCTACTATGTTGACCATAGAATCACCTCGCCTCCTGGCAAACCGGACTCTCACTTGGGTGGACTGGTCCAGAGGTGGTGCTCATCCTGCTACATTTGGGAAGGCCGATATTACTGAtcaatttttcaagaaaatttctGATAGCCCGCTCTGTATATACAATAACCAGCCGACTTCACTTTGTTTCCTTTTTGCCAGAAAATTTGCTCCTAGTGCTTTGGATCCTTTGTTAGAACATTCAGCCAAGTTTTTGGGCTTCTAG